Within the Novosphingobium sp. SL115 genome, the region TAGCTGTCGCAGATCGCAAAATATTCGCGGATCGGCCGACGAAACCGACCTAGCCCCAGAATCACCGTTTCCAGCAGGTTTTCATCCTCGCCCGAAACCGCCAGCGCCAGTCTTCCGTCGTCCACCGCCAGCCGCAGCCGATACGGCCCTTCGTGTCCCGCTTCAAATGCACGCAACGGCTTGAACGTATTCTCTTCGATCAGATCGAAAATAGCGATGCGCCGCTCCTGCTCGATATCGGCATTGCGCCAGATGATCGTCGCTTCGTCCAGCTCGATATGCGAGATACGCGGGTCGCCCATGGGGCACTCTGTCTTGCAGACACAGGCAACCGGGGCAAGGCTTTTGCCCAAACACTCCCCGCTATCCACAACCCCCGACAATTGCCGTGCGGGGCGCGGTGGGGCACAATGCACCCCATGTCCGCCAGCGAAGCCATTCTCACCCGCGAACCATCAGAGATTCGCGCTCTCCCCTCCAACGTCGAGGCGGAAGCCGCTTTTCTGGGCGCGGTCCTGATCGACAACCGC harbors:
- a CDS encoding UPF0262 family protein, translating into MGDPRISHIELDEATIIWRNADIEQERRIAIFDLIEENTFKPLRAFEAGHEGPYRLRLAVDDGRLALAVSGEDENLLETVILGLGRFRRPIREYFAICDSYYQAIRKATATEIETIDMARRGVHNNAAEMLLERLEGKIDTDFATARRLFTLICVLHIRG